A segment of the Prochlorococcus sp. RS04 genome:
TTTTCAAACTGATCTTGATAGAAATAATTCAATTGAGGAAAATGTATTAAGACTTGCAAAGTTGTCTTTTGATGCTGGATTAGATGGATGTGTTTGTTCCCCTTGTGAGGTAAAAATGTTGAGATCTATTTATAAGGATAATTTTGAACTTATTACACCAGGTATCAGATTAAATATTGACAATAAAGATGATCAAAATAGAATTATGACTCCCTATGAAGCTATAGATAATGGCGCTTCTAAGTTGGTCATTGGTAGATCAATTTCAAAAGCTATAGATCCTAATAAAGCTCTGATAGAGATATTTAAATCTATTGATTCTGATTAATTTTGGATTCTTCTCCCTTAAGCAATCTTGTTATGTTTGTTCTATGTTTCCAGATTACTAATAATGCAACAATTAAACTTATAAAAAAGTATGTGTGCATAAATTTACCTAGGTAAAAAAACATAAAAATAGGAAGTAAGATTGCAGCTGAAATACTTGATAAAGAAACAAATTTAGTTTTTGTTAGGACTATTAAAAAAATGCCAAGAGATGCGAGTCCAACTTTCCAAGAAAGAGCTAAAAACATACCTAATCCAGTTGCAACAGCTTTCCCTCCTTTACCTCTAAGCCATATTGGCCAAATATGTCCTGAGATAGCGGATATCCCTGCTATAACTTCTATTAATCCTTGATCTGTGTAGTATTGAGCAATTTTTACTGCAATAAGGCCTTTCCCAACGTCAATGATAAATACAAAAAGTGCTGGCCATTTCCCAACATTTCTTAAGACATTTGTAGCACCTGTAGATCCAGAACCTATAGTTCTTAGATCTATGTTTTTGAGATATTTCCCAATTAAAAAACCTGTCGGAAGTGATCCTAAAAGATAACTTGCAAAAATTATTAAGATATTCATAAAGCTTAGTTTAGTTCAAGATCATCGTAAATTTCATTATCTGAACCAGCAAATGCAACCCATAATGGGAATTGAAGTATTGGAATTTCAACAGAGGTTTCTGCTGCATCAATGATAATAAATGGCAATTCTTCATTCGCTTCTAGTCTATCAGCTCTCTCGATGACACCTTCAGGCCTTTCAAAAAGAACAATCCCACTATTAGGTCCAAAGTCATCCCTTGTTAGACCAAGTGAATCTTGAAGAATTCTTCTCCATTCACCTAATCGTTCAGGCTGCGAAGCTAAAATAAGAGTCTGAAATTGATCTCCATATAATTCGCCAAGAATAGATATTAAGCCAGCTGATAACAAGGCATTTTTTTGTCGAGATCCTCTACTTTCAAGAGAACCTCTTCCACCCATGTTAAAGAACCAATCATCCATAATTTCTATATCTGAGGAATCAAGACTCCGTCTTAATTTCCAAGGTTCTGCATAAAAGTCGGGTTGTTCTGTGAAACTTGAAAAGCAACTTTTTATAATCTCTTCATCTGGCTTAAATGTCTCGGAAAGAGCAGGAACATTAACTACATTATTTGTGCTATTGTCTTGC
Coding sequences within it:
- the plsY gene encoding glycerol-3-phosphate 1-O-acyltransferase PlsY, with amino-acid sequence MNILIIFASYLLGSLPTGFLIGKYLKNIDLRTIGSGSTGATNVLRNVGKWPALFVFIIDVGKGLIAVKIAQYYTDQGLIEVIAGISAISGHIWPIWLRGKGGKAVATGLGMFLALSWKVGLASLGIFLIVLTKTKFVSLSSISAAILLPIFMFFYLGKFMHTYFFISLIVALLVIWKHRTNITRLLKGEESKINQNQ
- a CDS encoding DUF3086 domain-containing protein, which encodes MTNTEISDNNPEKQLLPDNSISDDKTKQISKKNTTQNKKITPKNHKSTKSFDEISNEIFSDLFSKKDSLVKEIKELETKKNEIEKDIETNFKGQSDNIAKRVKGFQEYLTGALQNLSQNVEKLELVSQPIIVKPSPLDEKKQDNSTNNVVNVPALSETFKPDEEIIKSCFSSFTEQPDFYAEPWKLRRSLDSSDIEIMDDWFFNMGGRGSLESRGSRQKNALLSAGLISILGELYGDQFQTLILASQPERLGEWRRILQDSLGLTRDDFGPNSGIVLFERPEGVIERADRLEANEELPFIIIDAAETSVEIPILQFPLWVAFAGSDNEIYDDLELN